A genomic stretch from Coregonus clupeaformis isolate EN_2021a chromosome 23, ASM2061545v1, whole genome shotgun sequence includes:
- the LOC121558978 gene encoding neurexophilin-2-like: MRTPTALLPIFLLHQVWCRKVQLQFPETELIEWGEGVHEEKFSPSGARASPRVFNPLRLFARGVPGAPGAVRAPSLKHNPIRDMTYLENMEDFWDWLSNQTDVQASQARTKRRPIVKTGKFKKMFGWGDFHSNIKTVKLNLLITGKIVDHGNGTFSVYFRHNSTGLGNVSVSLVPPSKVVEFEMAQQSTLETKDSKAFNCRIEYEKTDRNKKTALCSFDSSKVCYQEQTQSHVSWLCSKPFKVICIYIAFYSVDYKLVQKVCPDYNYHSDTPYSSTG, from the coding sequence GTGTGGTGCAGGAAGGTCCAGCTGCAATTCCCAGAGACAGAGCTGATAGAGTGGGGGGAGGGGGTCCATGAGGAGAAGTTCTCCCCCAGCGGAGCCAGAGCCAGTCCCAGAGTCTTCAACCCCCTGAGGCTGTTCGCTAGGGGGGTCCCTGGAGCCCCTGGGGCCGTCAGGGCCCCCAGCCTTAAACACAACCCCATCAGGGACATGACATACCTAGAGAACATGGAGGACTTCTGGGATTGGTTATCCAACCAGACAGATGttcaggccagccaggccagaaCCAAGCGACGACCCATCGTCAAGACGGGCAAGTTCAAGAAGATGTTTGGTTGGGGAGACTTCCACTCCAACATCAAGACTGTCAAGCTCAACCTGCTGATCACCGGGAAGATCGTAGACCACGGTAACGGAACGTTCAGCGTCTACTTCCGCCACAACTCCACTGGCCTGGGGAACGTGTCGGTGAGTCTGGTGCCACCGTCTAAAGTGGTGGAGTTTGAGATGGCTCAGCAGTCCACACTGGAGACCAAAGACTCTAAAGCTTTCAACTGTCGCATCGAGTATGAGAAGACAGACCGAAACAAGAAGACGGCTCTGTGCAGCTTCGACTCCTCCAAGGTGTGTTACCAGGAACAGACACAGAGCCACGTCTCCTGGCTCTGCTCCAAGCCCTTTAAAGTAATCTGCATCTACATCGCCTTCTACAGCGTGGACTACAAACTGGTGCAGAAGGTCTGCCCGGACTACAACTACCATAGTGACACTCCCTACTCCTCCACTGGCTGA